CACACCATTGACATAGGTGACGTTAGCCACCACGTCAGCGGCACCGTACTCCCCGGCAGAGACAACCTTGTAGTCGCCCTTGTACATATTGGCGCTGTCCGTATACTCAATGTCGTAGTTGACCTCGTCCACATACCGTTCCTGCTGCACCACGGTCAGCGTCAGGTAGGGGACAGAGGCGGACAGGGTCAGAACTTCGCCAATCTGCAATTTGTCGATGTTGTATCCAGGGTTGAGCTCCAGCAGTTCCGCAGAGGTCAGATCGTGGCTGTTGGCAATTTCCGACCAGGTATCCCCCGCCTTTACCTCATAGGTGACTTCGGCGCTCTTGGTGCTGTACAGCGTCTCGGCAATATAGCCGAGGTTCATGATGTCCTCGCTGGGGACATACTCCTGTTTGATTTCCACATCCTCGGCAAACTCGCAGGAAATGGTCTCCTCTGTGGTGGCGTCTTCCTTCAGCTTTACCAAAAGCTCCTCCAGCGCGCCCTCATAGGGCGTGGCGCCGATGTATTCGCCGTCCACATACAGGCAATACGCGGGAGTTACCAGGCCAATTTCCTCGGAGAGGTCCTCCTGCAGCGTGGCCTCATCCACTACCTCCTGCCGGCTGAGCAGGCCGGAGGAATACTGAATCAGGGAATCATCAATCGTAAAGGACTCGCCCAGAGTCCGGGTTGTGACAGTCTCCAGATTGGAGCGGACCTGGTCCGCCTCAGACTGGCTGGCTACCGCGGCAATCACTTCGCCATCATAGGAGACGGTAACGCCCAAGGTATAGGTGCTGCATACCAAGACTACAGCCACTAAAGCGCAGCCGCCGCCAATGAAGGCGGCCGGATGCAGCTTTTTCCAGCGAATCCTGGCAAACTGATCGGAAACCCAGCGGAAAAACTGTTTTCTCCTTCTGGAAATCCGCTCCCAGATCAAACTTCCCAGCATGGGAAGCATATTCCAGCCAAGAAGCAAAAGCTGCACAGGCAGGGCGTCGGACTCCGGAAAATTACATGCCTGGTTTTCCTGCCGAAGGTCTTGAATATGACGGCGCAGGCGCCGGACGCGGCGGGTAAGACGCCGGGCCTGAATGGACAGGAAATTGGCGCTGGCCCCGGCACGCTCTGGTGTGGAACGGCGGGTCCTGGCCTCCGAGCGGTCTTTGGTCTGAGTCCCGGCCTTCCGTTCTGCCCGGTGGGACGCTGGGGATGGCTGCGGACTCCTTCCGTGATGTTTCTTCTGTTCCATAAATCTCCTCTGGAATATGAGAACCATAAAAAGTTACAAATTGTTACCGCTCCCTATCATACCTCTTTTTAGTAATTCAGTCAACCC
This genomic window from Pusillibacter faecalis contains:
- a CDS encoding M23 family metallopeptidase translates to MEQKKHHGRSPQPSPASHRAERKAGTQTKDRSEARTRRSTPERAGASANFLSIQARRLTRRVRRLRRHIQDLRQENQACNFPESDALPVQLLLLGWNMLPMLGSLIWERISRRRKQFFRWVSDQFARIRWKKLHPAAFIGGGCALVAVVLVCSTYTLGVTVSYDGEVIAAVASQSEADQVRSNLETVTTRTLGESFTIDDSLIQYSSGLLSRQEVVDEATLQEDLSEEIGLVTPAYCLYVDGEYIGATPYEGALEELLVKLKEDATTEETISCEFAEDVEIKQEYVPSEDIMNLGYIAETLYSTKSAEVTYEVKAGDTWSEIANSHDLTSAELLELNPGYNIDKLQIGEVLTLSASVPYLTLTVVQQERYVDEVNYDIEYTDSANMYKGDYKVVSAGEYGAADVVANVTYVNGVETERTILSSVTLKEPVTEQRLQGTKDRPTWLPTGTFRWPTSGRITSYFGGRRSPGGIGSTNHKGIDIANSYGAPVYAADGGTVTYAGWMGGYGYLVQISHGNGYVTYYGHNSSLLVSVGDHVYKGQQIARVGSTGNSTGNHCHFEVRYNGVAKNPLNYLP